The window GTATCGGTATCGATGGTAATGTTACCACCGTTTCCTTGTCCTTGCGCCGAAGCCGTGATGTTTGATTGACCAAATAGTTTTAGACTTTCGGTGTCGAGGTTAATATTTCCGCCTTCTCCTGATAACGTTGAGGCAGAGATCTCGCCTCCGTTGTCTAGAGATATAGAATCGGCATTGATTTCAAGATTACCTGCGTTACCTATTCCTTGGTTTTGAACAGATACAATTCCCCGATCAAAAATCTTTAGTTTCGGTGTATTTATAATTACACTACCTGCATCGCCTTCAGGAAAAGAAGGTAGATCGAACAATTGTCTTAACGATGGATTAGTAATTTCACTGGAGGCTGTAATTTGGCTATAGTTGATTAAGCTATCATCTGTCGAGTCAGGAACTTTACCATTTATTTGAACATAATTGTTGGCATCAACAATTATGTCTCCTGCCTTGCCTGTTCCAGAATTTGTAGCATTTACTCTCGCTCCATTTTCAAGCTTTAACATCGAAGTAAAAACTTTTACATTTCCTCCCTTGGCAAAGACTGTGGTGCTTCCAATAACACTATGAGCAAAGCTATTTAAAGATGTATCCAACGTGAAAGCCCCTGACAATTCAACACTATCGGAGAAATTAGCTTGAATACTTCCTCCATTACCCTCTTGTAGAGCTTGGGATATGATCGTTGCTCCTTCTCTCAAGAATAAGCGATTACCCGAAAGGCTGATGTTTCCTCCGTCTCCAGATGCTGCTGCAATTGAAGACACTCCACTTAATGCAGGAATCCTTTCAATTGGAGAAACTCCGATAATTGTTATAGAATCATCGACATTAATGTTAATATCTCCAGCATTACCCGAACTATATGCTGAAGTATTTATTAAACTAAAATCGCTAATATTTAATTGATTAGCAGAGATGTTTACATCAGAACCTTTTCCAGACTCAAAAGATTGAGAAATTATGCCTGGTTTCACTACAGAGGAATTATTGACACTCCCACGTTTACGCTGACGCTAAAAACGTGGGATTCTCCCGTCTAGTCTCATAATTGGTAGTATCGAACAGGCACAATTGCTCTGCTCTTCCATTTATGATGTTCATGGAGTTCTGGGGATTGCCAAATACCCCGTCCAGTAGATTGTCTGCATCTATTACGGGTGCAGGTCTGTGAAAATCTACTGGACAACTGCGATAATCCCAAATAGCGAGATTTTTCCCAGCATTAAAATCAGAGTTTAAAATTGCGCCACTGGTACATTTAAACCAATGACCATTTCGCTTCCCGATAACACCATTAACCGATGAGGTTTTGGAAGAATAATGAGGTGGTCTAACATGAACTTGTCGTCCAAGTTTTGCCATCTTATATTCTAGTTTTTGCCCAAGATCGTAGTATGCCCAGGCATGACGAGATTCGGCATTGTCAGAGCGAGACTTTTTTCTTTGCTTCATCGTCTGACGACAACCAGACAAATCTTCCAGCATTAAGTCTGCATTTTGCCAGTCAGCAAAATCAACAATACGACGAGATACAGTGTGATTAACCGCTCTCATCCAGCGCTGTTCTTTTTGCTCAAGTCTTTTTACAGCACGATATTTACCAGCTTTTTGTAGCTGCTTTCTACGTTGCTGAAATTTGCGACGACGATGTTTGACCTGTTTCCCAGAAAAGAATAAACCAAATCCCTTTTTGGGAACGGCTACAGCTATTTGGTTTTGACCTCTATCTACCCCAACTCGATTATCAACGATCACCTCTGGAACTTCCTCGGTGATTGAGATTAAGGCATACCATTTATTTCGATATTGGCATAGCTTTAATGTGCCTTTAGTTAATTTTGGATCATTGTCCAACAACCTATCTAATATAGGTTGCCAATAATGACTTTTAACCGATATAGGAACTCGCTTAATCCCATGCAAAGTAGGGAAAGACACGGAATAAATGTCACCAACTTTAAACAGCCTCCAATTTTGGCAATTAACCTCTGGAGGTAGCAGCTTGAATTTCTTGGTTTTTTTGCCAGCTTTGCCTTTGCAATGACGAATAACTTGATTAGCTAATGCCGATTTTAGAGATGTTAGTACGCAGCCTGCGTTAGCAGGCAAGTCGCGTCTAGCGACGCTCTGGTGCATTCGCACCTGCGCAGTAGTTAACTTTTTTCGTTCTGCAATCGGTAGCTTTATTAGCTCGTTAGCCAGTTCAGTACAAGCTGCTGTCGTCTCAGCAAACATTTGTGCTTTAACGCCGTTAAGACTATGAAATTTAAGTTTCAAAGTGGTGGTGACTTTCATATAAGAAGTATAGTACAATACTGTCTATGAGTCAATCCTATAGACGAACAAATACTACTGTATCTTTAATTAATTACCACTTTATCTGGATACCTCGTCGTAGAAGAAAAGTGTTAGTTGGTGCTGTTAAAACTAGAGTCACTGAGTTGATCTACGAAAAAGCTAACGAATTAGACTGCAAAATCATTAGTCTTGCCGTAGAACCTGAGCATATCCATCTTTTTCTCAACTGTTCTCCTGGCATTGCACCAAAACAAATCATGCACCGTATCAAAGGCTATTCATCTTATATATTGAGGAAAGAGTTTCCGCATTTAAAAAAGATGCCTAGTATGTGGACTAGGAGCTATTTTGTCTCTACTGCTGGCAATGTTTCTAGTAGTACAATTGAGAAATATATAGCTGCTCAAGGGAAAGTTTAACTGGGGCTAAAGCCCCCGTGTCGCAATTCATCCAAGGTCTAAAGACGCTTGGCTTTCTTGCTCCCGTGCTTTCTGTAAAACTCGATGGAGAAGTTATTCCTACTAAGTTAATCGAGCCACTTATATCTACATTTATATTTCCAGAAGGCTTCCCATCAAAGTTTGAGTTCAAAACCAAGGATTTATTTGAAAGAAATAAATTCTTTCCTGTGATATTAATATTTCCTCCTGGAAAGCCACTCGTACTTATTAAAGAATTATTGCTTATTACAATATCTTGAAAACCAGTCGTTCTCAAATAGTCGAATGTTAATTTCTGAGATGAAAGGTTGATTCCAACTATTCCAGATTCAATGCTACTAATTTCGATCTCTCCAGAAGGATTCGCTAAAATTCCACCGTCTAATGTAACCTTATTTCCGATTAAAGACAAAGTTTTTTCGGATGATATATTGAATCCTGACTGAATTTTTTGTGAATCAATTATTGGTGCATTAAAAGCATCAGAAATACTTGATGTATCAGCTAATCTTAGTTCATGTCCAGAACCTTGAACTTTAATTTCTCCTGAATTACTGCCAAACCCTAATCCAATCGGAAAATCAATTGTCAATGTGGGAATATTAGGCGAACTCGCACTAAAGACATCGCCGTTGTTAAATTCAATATTTTCAGCAGTTGTCGCTAAAAAAGAGCCATTAACATTAATTGCTGAATTTTCGCCAAAAACAATTCCGTTAGGATTCATCAAAAATAGATTGGCTGCACCCTCTATTCCCAATGAGCCGAAAATTTCCGAAATATTCCCTCCAGTAACGCGAGAAAAGATATTTGCTATTCCTGCGGGATTGTCAAAATTAACAATAGCACCCTCACCTACGTTGAATTCTTCAAAGCTGTGAAATAAGTTGTCGCCTCTAACCGCTCCTCCTTCAATGCGATCGCGCAATTCATCAATTGAATTTACTTCTGAGTTTTCCGCACCCAATGTATCATCAGGGGTTATTTGTGCTTGACTAATTAAGGTATAACTAAGGGAAAAAGCTATTAAAGAACATTGAGCTAATATCTTATACATCTTTTGGTGAATGACGAAAATAAACTTTTAAATTGTCAGAAGGATGAGGAAAAGGAAATTGCTGTATTTGTAGATTTTGTCCGTCTATCAAATTCCACTCACAGTTGTTGATTAACATTGCAGCAAACATCTTCATTTCTAATCTAGCTAAATTTTCTCCTAGACATTGTCTTTTTCCTCCTCCGAATGG is drawn from Pleurocapsa minor HA4230-MV1 and contains these coding sequences:
- a CDS encoding transposase produces the protein MKVTTTLKLKFHSLNGVKAQMFAETTAACTELANELIKLPIAERKKLTTAQVRMHQSVARRDLPANAGCVLTSLKSALANQVIRHCKGKAGKKTKKFKLLPPEVNCQNWRLFKVGDIYSVSFPTLHGIKRVPISVKSHYWQPILDRLLDNDPKLTKGTLKLCQYRNKWYALISITEEVPEVIVDNRVGVDRGQNQIAVAVPKKGFGLFFSGKQVKHRRRKFQQRRKQLQKAGKYRAVKRLEQKEQRWMRAVNHTVSRRIVDFADWQNADLMLEDLSGCRQTMKQRKKSRSDNAESRHAWAYYDLGQKLEYKMAKLGRQVHVRPPHYSSKTSSVNGVIGKRNGHWFKCTSGAILNSDFNAGKNLAIWDYRSCPVDFHRPAPVIDADNLLDGVFGNPQNSMNIINGRAEQLCLFDTTNYETRRENPTFLASA
- the tnpA gene encoding IS200/IS605 family transposase, translating into MSQSYRRTNTTVSLINYHFIWIPRRRRKVLVGAVKTRVTELIYEKANELDCKIISLAVEPEHIHLFLNCSPGIAPKQIMHRIKGYSSYILRKEFPHLKKMPSMWTRSYFVSTAGNVSSSTIEKYIAAQGKV
- a CDS encoding filamentous hemagglutinin N-terminal domain-containing protein, producing MYKILAQCSLIAFSLSYTLISQAQITPDDTLGAENSEVNSIDELRDRIEGGAVRGDNLFHSFEEFNVGEGAIVNFDNPAGIANIFSRVTGGNISEIFGSLGIEGAANLFLMNPNGIVFGENSAINVNGSFLATTAENIEFNNGDVFSASSPNIPTLTIDFPIGLGFGSNSGEIKVQGSGHELRLADTSSISDAFNAPIIDSQKIQSGFNISSEKTLSLIGNKVTLDGGILANPSGEIEISSIESGIVGINLSSQKLTFDYLRTTGFQDIVISNNSLISTSGFPGGNINITGKNLFLSNKSLVLNSNFDGKPSGNINVDISGSINLVGITSPSSFTESTGARKPSVFRPWMNCDTGALAPVKLSLEQLYISQLYY